The following coding sequences lie in one Bartonella sp. DGB1 genomic window:
- the rpmB gene encoding 50S ribosomal protein L28 has translation MSRICELTGKSVLYGNNVSHANNKTRRRFLPNLCQVTLTSEALKQNFRLRISAHALRSVEHRGGFDSFLTQSKDHELSSRARLIKKQLLKKLAESAAA, from the coding sequence ATGTCTCGCATTTGTGAATTAACTGGTAAATCTGTTCTTTACGGCAATAATGTAAGCCATGCGAACAATAAAACACGCCGTCGCTTTTTACCAAATTTATGTCAAGTAACTTTAACATCTGAAGCATTAAAACAAAATTTCCGCTTACGTATTAGCGCACACGCTTTACGCTCTGTAGAACATCGCGGTGGTTTTGATTCTTTTTTAACTCAATCTAAAGACCACGAACTATCTTCTCGTGCAAGATTAATAAAAAAGCAATTGTTAAAAAAATTGGCAGAATCAGCGGCTGCTTAA
- a CDS encoding J domain-containing protein yields MKFSSKYFDSIKIGANKKNKAEISGKQICQWEGCTQEAPCKAPMGRANEGKYIYFCLEHVREYNKNFNYFSGLSQAEISKYQRDETVGHRPTWSSDEKILKAGTAQDFSRIPSGSASYQNKIRQIMGIKGKVGVSNIVARKLKPLEKKAFNTLQLDINASSDQIKVKYKELVKKYHPDTNGGDRSTEQLFVDVMAAYKVLQKAGIIK; encoded by the coding sequence ATGAAATTCAGTTCAAAATATTTTGATAGCATAAAAATTGGTGCTAATAAAAAAAATAAAGCAGAAATTAGTGGCAAACAAATTTGCCAATGGGAAGGCTGTACTCAGGAAGCGCCATGTAAAGCGCCGATGGGGCGTGCTAATGAAGGTAAATATATATACTTTTGTTTGGAGCATGTTAGAGAATATAATAAAAACTTTAATTATTTCTCAGGCTTATCTCAAGCAGAAATATCTAAATATCAACGTGATGAAACCGTAGGACACAGACCAACTTGGTCTAGTGATGAAAAGATCTTAAAAGCAGGAACAGCTCAAGATTTCTCTCGAATCCCTTCAGGATCCGCGTCCTATCAAAATAAAATAAGACAGATTATGGGCATAAAGGGCAAAGTTGGTGTTAGTAACATAGTAGCACGTAAATTAAAGCCCTTAGAAAAAAAGGCTTTTAACACTTTGCAGTTGGATATTAATGCGAGCTCAGACCAAATTAAAGTTAAATATAAAGAATTAGTAAAAAAATATCATCCAGATACTAATGGTGGTGATCGTTCTACTGAACAATTATTTGTTGATGTAATGGCTGCTTACAAGGTATTACAAAAGGCTGGTATAATAAAATAA